In Pyrus communis chromosome 15, drPyrComm1.1, whole genome shotgun sequence, the genomic stretch GGCCTTGGTGCCGTGAACCTTGGATGGCACGACTCGGGCTGTAATGGTGACACCATGGACCTCGCCACGGGTGGCTACCGTGGTGGCCATCATGACGGTTCCCATGGTGGAAACTCATGGTGGTGGTGCCACTCCACTTACTGTCACATTTAGCCTTGTGAATTGTCGCGGTCCCATCtcttgaatattggaattttcccttattgaattttctaaatttctagccattgtacttctcttttacgttttatcaaagaatttttgtaaataaaaattctgaaaataagaatgtacgaaaaatctacaaatagacaagaaaatagaaaaccttggatGCAAGAGTCTTCTATAAGTGtgggactcaactctcaatgaaagcagcaatttgtggatgcaaatttcttcctccttattcttggacaaaattgcacctacaaaacaaataacaccttaggtcaaggccaatagcctcacgcgcccacgatgaattagGGGAGGGGGGTTTTGGCccaagaacctctgatgcccaagttagaattttgagggaaaaatgtttggagaattttgagtatttagcaagagtgtagacctagctttttagagaaaatgaggTCAAATATATAATGCATGGCTGGTCCCTTTAGGAGAGAAGGTGACCGGCCTCTTGTGCATATTTTGGTTGTGATTGATAGTTTAATtggtaattaatggattaattcggCAATAATTCcattaattaaccaattaacataatttaaaaggaatgttttgggggttaccttgtggagaagatgaatgaaatacgttttgaataaatacttattttgggcacttttgacttgattgaaaGATGATTGCTCGCTGCTCGCGCGTAAGAATCCCGATGTGCCTTAAGGTTATTCTTGTCCTTTTTTATCCAAatatccacgtgtcgccttgtgaaTATTTTTTGTTCCAAAGAGCACTTATTATTTTAAACAAGAAAGTTAAAACCCAAATTGCATGTTGCATGTGAATTCTTTGCTTTTTAGTCTTGTATCCTGGCTCATCGGTCTCCCAATTTAAACTTGGCGGGTCCATAATGTGACAGTCCGACATTATGCTAAAGCACTTGTgatatttttgttcaattcatTTCGCAATCTTTGCAGAgcaaaatattatgtaaaaaaaattgaaaaatcgagatcaaattaaattttaaaactttaCAAATAGCTTTCAGTTAAAGATACCAAACAATTCAATTAcaatattatcaataattaagtATCAAACACAACACAAGAATAATATGTGCTTGTCAAAGAATCTATTTGAAGCATATTCGATACAAAAAATactatttgtattattatttgtaTCATTTCTCTAATAGAAATAAAATCCACGTGTGTTGATAGACCATACCTCTATTaaaaagatgatacaaataatgGTATAAATAGATTGTCAGTGTAACACTTCTATTTGATATTATtaggtttgtttgtttgtttgtttgtttgttttttttttttttttttaatttgattttattttatcgTGTGGCTCAATTTGGCTAAATTAATGGCTATGTGAGTCGAGGAAAAGGATCCTTGTCGGATCCTTTTCCTGGGGATTCTAAAGATCCAGTGATTgtgaccgttcatcgtacatcatgcggtcagttttcgttaggtactatttatattgaattttaaattttaaattttgaaatgatttctaaccatatgatatacgatgaactaTCACGATCATGGGATCTCTAAGATGAAAAGGGATCCTTTTCCGTGAGTCAAAATGGTAGTGGACCCTTCTGCTTGACATTTGCAGTCATAATACATTGGAAAGCTATTGTTTTACAAAGAACACACAACGAAGTGCAAGCCAAAGTTGTTAATAATAGTCATTAAATTAAACAAAGCAAAGTAAATATAATTAAAGTTTCGTCTAAGTGAATGAACTAGGCCACTAACTAAGAACATGAAGCCCTACAAATTTAAAAAGAGATTATTGAGACCCTTATTCAAGGGAAATGGGTCGGCTCCACGTCATGCATACAACTCACTGATCAAATTAATCAATGAATAAGAAACAAGCGGAGGCTGAAAAGAATAATACTTCTACCATTCCTAATAAAGAAGAAGGTTCTCCAAATTGCATGAATATTTTATAGATAATCTTTAGATTATGACAAAAATGAATGATTCTAATTATGATGTTTGTATGCATAGTGTATTAGTGTTAGGAAGAAATAAGGATTTTCTGCAGTGGAAATGACGAAAGCattatccttaaaaaaaaaaatacatatagaGATTGAAAAAGGTATATGTAATGAAAAGTGGTGCATATTTACTAgtataaatacaaaattaatcaCTAAAACCGAGTTTTGGACTTAATGCGCTCTTTACAGCATATTGGCACAAGTTAACTTTTCAATGCTAATATCTCCAAAGAGGATTTTGAACTGAATTcacaattaaaataaacatattcGACTATAATGTCGTATCCACATGGTCACATCCAACTCCAACTAGTGGATATATAtgagaagaaattaattaagtaaatAATTAAGTAATCTAGAGCCTGTTGTGTTTGATTGGGTATATATATCTTATTGCTATATAGCTTCTTTTCAATTTCCGCTTTTGTTTGGTGCAAATAAAGAAGTGTTAGAAGCAAATATTCTTTCCCTGCTTGTCACTCTCTAGCTGCCGAGCGCACTTACCATTTTTGCCCACTAACCAGTTGGTCTTTGTGTCAATGTGATACAAACTAGAAGTAGTATACTTTTGTATTTTCTATTCCTAATGGCCTTTTCACATGAGAGACATAGTGGAAGGAGCACGACTGCACAGTGTTTTCAGAAGGCTGATAGGTTATAAAGATCCGATCCAACCAATATAAATAGAAAAGCTCGATCACCTAGGGTtacatatgataaaaatatagtGGGAATAAGACACGTAGAGGAATACAATTTGTCGACTCGTAATGTTACCTAATCCATTTAACTTTGGTTGctatcaactttttttttttcactcaaacccttttaatttacctttttcttttcatccTACCATGTAACTTAAAGAATATACATGCCAAATTATCATGTAATATTGTAGGATGAGAATAAGAActgaaaaagtaaaataaaaaggttGCTTGTATTTTACTCGTCGGGGAAAGGCCCGAAATGCTGAGTGTGGGCATAAAACTAGAGAAGGAGAGAAAGAAACGGAACCGAAACTGGGCAATGTAAAGCCCTAGAAAATGGAGATGAGCAAAGCATGCCGGTTATGACAAAGACCACACGCTGTATATTCCTTCGAGAAAGAGACTTTGGGTCCCTCTATCCCCTCAGTTGAGAGAGAAAGGCAATAGAGGAGGAGGAAAGTGTGCGCACGAGTACTGCCACTAAGTGTATGTATGTAACGTAAAGACCCCCCACTTTACTACTTTAGTTTCTCTTTTCAATCCATCCATTCCCCTGTTTAGACTGCTTTGCCCTaataattctctctctctctgcctttTGGTTTTAGCCCCACCGCGACTGTTCTTTCTTCTGATTCATTATTTGCCTTCATTTGTAACTCCTTCCatatgtttgtaccatactcACATCTCAGAGGCTATTTCTCTCTAAAAGTTTCCTTTCTCtcctattctctctctctctctctctctctccctctgctCATTAGGAGAGAATCctagataataataaaaagctaGAGTCCAAGCAAAAAGGGTTCAAGAACATTGCTTTTTACATGCAGGGGAATTTCATCATGATCAGCTTCAGCTCACTAGCTATACCTACCAAGTTGCCCTTGCTTATGCACTATAATTACTATAAAAATACCAAGTTTCATTTGTTCTATAAATTGTACACACACTAAAGTGggattgaagaataatttggatTTATTAATTTGTCATAATTGTGTCTGACAAAGTAGTCATTTAGAAACAAACCAATGAATGACTGCACAAGTGTAGATATTGCAACAATGATTAGTGTGAAACTGCCAACCAAGCCGTTGAATGGGTTTGAACAATTGTTGTTGTTAGGCTGCAAACAAGAGACGTGCTTTAATGATGAAATCTGAACGGATGTAGCGTTGTCAAATTTAACATTTTGAAATAATACTTCAATGGAAAATGTTAGagaggttaattttttttatttttttaagataatTGGATATAGAACTAATTCTTTCATcagtcttttctttttttttttttttttttttttttttttttttttttttttttttttttacaaacgatattatctactcTAAGATGGAGGGGGTTAGTTAAGCTtcataatgggctagtaataatgcagttcaaattacaattgaaaaagaataccactagatctcTCACTCAtaattgaagaagaatatcattaaagtgtagtactaagtgataaTTCTTTTATCAATCATTAGGTTTAATATTTTACTTATAAGTATAGGTCTATTGACTTTTGATCTAACTAAGAAACTTTCTAAATTTGTGATGATGTCATCCTTATTAAATTGTGTGCTTTGTAATCTTTTAGAGAATATCATTAAAACCATTGAGCAAGTTTTTAAAACCATTGAGCAAGTTTGGATgtctaaattcaattttttttttcttcataaactATTGAAATTATGCAAATGACATTTTACCGCAGTAGTCGGAAACAATCATGTTTATGCACCATAATACAGATTCAATCTTCACTGATCTCCCTCCCTCCTAACAACTAATAGTTTAACTCACTAACACTAtcatttgtataaaaataaataaaaaataaaactattgaGATTATATgcactacacacacacacacacacacacacacacacacacacacacacactatatttTGTTGACTGCCCTAGTTATTGTGTTTCAGGCCTAGGTTAGATGTGAATCATAATGAAaagttttggttttctttggtTAGCATGTTTGGGTTCTTTCGTATTCTTATTGTCAGAGTGGCAAAAGTGGTATGAAACTTGATATCTGATATTGTTTCAATGGCATCGGCATAGTAATATGGTTTATATAGCCCCCAAAGAAACAGTGTCatgcacaatttttttttcttcagatgtTCATCTCTAATTTGGGTCTCATCCTCAATATAGTGAAATTTCGGTATGAAATGATAGATTAAGAATTCAAAATATACATGTAAGTGTCATGATGTAGACCACAATAATAACGATGGTATctttaaaaattcaaagtaTTAAAATACACATGCTGAGGTCGAGTCGCACAGGTTCACTATCGTTTAGAATTCTACGATACAAGCTCATTAATAATAGAAACAAAGGTTCACACAACTTCACCAATATGTAAAACAAACGGTAATAATTATGCATAATTTGACGTGGCATGTGATATTTATATGTtatgttaattaataaatttatatcATTGTATATTGATTGTATGTATTGCTTACCACATTATATGATACATCAACGGGGTATAAATATAGAGGCAGAGCCATAAAGATGTCATGATGGTTTCATGCCCATCTGGCAATTTTTTTACACAgaaaaatttagtattatgcTTATATTTTCAAGATTTTTCCGTAGGCTTAGGACCCAAACTgacttttactttattttcttttttcgagTTTGATTTAAGGTCGGCGACTCCTATGGAGTTCATACAATCGATTGCTTGTGAGCTTTGAGGTGGACTTTGGTCTAGGGATAGTGGAGGGAGAGGGGAAGAAAGTCCAAGAAACTTGGGGTTTAGGTTGAAGGAAGAGGATGCTAAGGATGACACCATACCAGACCCAAACGACGATAGTCAGTTGCTCACCAGAGTAAATTTTATAAGATCAGGAGAGCATTTTAGATTGAAACTTTTGGGCTCCTCCAAGACTAAAACCTTAGCTCCACTTTATAAATATATGGACTTCCTAACATTTGTCTACTTTAATACAAGTCCTTCTAGGAAAATGATTTATGCACATTATTTTTCTCTTGTTGCACaatcatgtttatttttttcgtcCTATAATATTCTCTTTGCTTTCGATTTGAAAGACTTAAATATTCGAGAGTGTgcacaattaaataaaaaatttgtatgcAAAAATCATTTTCCCTTAACAAATCCTACAAAAATACTCCAAGTTTAATCTTCTTAATTGCGTTTTTCTTGATCTTGAATTTTGATTCAGACTATGAAAAGCTCTTCTACTACACATGCCATTACGATTATTACTTGCACACCCATCTCTCCTCTAAAGGCAGAGTTTGTAAGTAAAAACATTTCTCCATCCCAACCAACTTAATTTTCGTTCCTCATTAATCTTCTTGTTGAAGCTAACTTGTTAACAGACTTCTCTTCTTAATTTGTAAGCAACAATAAATTTGTAAAACCACTTCAAaagttctcatttttctttcttttgagaaAAAACATTGGAAAGTTTGGAAGGTCTTCAACGGTTACAAATACATGCCAGTCAGTCAGTCAGTCAAAAGAGCATTTTAGTAATTAACCCGACAAAATCAGTCTTTTTTCCCAACATCTGTCCCTGTTGCCCTTTCAACCGTTCgtgttcaaacttcaaaccaTCATTCCAAAGAAAGTCAAGGTTCCATTTCGTAATTATCTCGAACTCCTTGCCCACTTTCCCCATCTTTTGATCCCTCTCATCTATTTAAGCAGTCCAATCTCCCACTCTCCCTCACTGAACCCTCTTCACCAAATAGTTTCATTTCCAACCCCTCTCCAATCAAAAACACATATTCTTCATCATCTACAGacagaaaccctaattaataATAGGTACGTCATGGACATTTTACcaaagatttatttatttatttttatattcattcaattttgtttccCTCAGATGTTATAATCTAACTATGTGTTGTTCCAATCTTTGTATAGGATCTTATAAAGCTATTCTGGGTTCGTGTTTGATTATAATTTCATGAAAGTTAATGTGGTAAGCATATTCTTCGTGTAGTTTTGTCAATTTGAAAtgaatttctttaattttgaatgaaaacgTTTACATCAGTTGCTAAGATATGAACTATGTGTTAATTATACGTTAAATAATACTACTCTCTCTCATTTCAGTGCTGTTTTACGTggatattaattaatttgagcTGATGATTAAGATGGAAAAGGGACAACCTCATCAAACACGTCTCTTATGGTGCATTCTCGtgttcttattcttcttctcaAATGATACTTGTGCATTGGATGGTATTGATGAGCTTCAGCTTCTCTTATCCTTCAAAGCTTATATCAACGACCCCTTACACTACCTCTCAAACTGGAACACTTCAGCCAACACTTTATGCAATTGGCATGGCATCACATGCAacgacaacaacaacatcaaagCCATCGAGCTCCGCGGAAGAAACATCTCTGGCAAGATATCATCCTCCATCTTCCACTTGTCCCAAGTCGAAACTATCGACCTCTCCAACAATCAGCTATCCGGCCAAGTCCCCAAAGACGTGTTTATAAACGGGTCTAATTCGCTTCGCCATCTCAACTTCAGCAGCAACAACTTAACCGGCACAGTTCCACAAGGCTCACTCACAACCCTAGAGGTACTAGACTTGTCCAACAACATGATTTCAGGCACAATCCCAAATGACATCGGATCGTTTTCGAGCTTGAAATTTCTTGACCTTGGAGGAAATGTGTTGGTGGGAAACATCCCTAGTTCCATATCAAACCTGTCTAGCTTGGAGTACTTAACTTTGGCCTCAAACCAACTTGTTGGAAGAATTCCTACACAATTAGGCCAAATGAAGAACTTGAAGTGGATCTACTTGGGCTACAACAGTCTCTCCGGCGAAATCCCTGTACAAATTGGTAACCTTTTTGGCTTGAATCATCTCGATCTTGTTTACAACAACCTCACCGGCGAAATCCCATACACAATCAGCAACCTTTCTAATCTTCAGTACCTTTTCCTTTATGGAAACAAACTCAGAGGTCCAGTTCCACAATCCTTATTCGGTCTCGAGAAACTCGTTTCTCTCGACCTTAGTGACAATTTTCTTTCGGGAGAGATACCGGAAAGtgttttccaactccaaaactTGGAAATCCTCCACCTTTTTTCAAACAACTTCACAGGAAAAATTCCCAACGCTTTGGCTTCTCTGCCAAGGCTTCAAGTCCTTCAGTTATGGTCAAACAAGTTCTCAGGCCAAATCCCGAAACGTCTCGGAAGCCAAAACAACCTCACTGTCTTAGACCTTTCCTCAAACAACCTTTCTGGAAAAATACCTGATACGCTATGCGACTCAGGCCGGCTTTTTAAGCTCATCCTCTTCTCCAATTCACTCGAAGGAGAAATCCCCCGAAGTTTGTCTTTTTGCAAGAGCTTGAGCCGAGTAAGACTCCAGAACAACCGGCTTTCCGGTGAAATATTGGCCGAGTTCACCAAACTCCCTCTTGTCTATTTCCTGGATATCTCGGGCAACAATCTCTCTGGCAGAATCGATGACAAAAAGTGGGACATGCCCTCTCTTCAAATGCTGAATATGGCGAGAAATCGATTTTTCGGGAAGTTACCGGCAAATTTTGGAAGCGAAAAGCTCGAGAACTTGGACTTGTCCGAAAATTGGTTATCGGGAACTATCTCACTGAGTTTCCGGAACTTGTCGGAACTAATGCAGTTGAAGCTTTCTCGCAATGAACTCTCTGGTCCCATCCCTCAACAATTGTCTTCATGCAAAAAACTCGTGAGCCTCGACCTCAGCCACAACCGCCTCACCGGCACGATTCCCACTAGCCTCTCTGATATGCCGGTTCTCGGGGACCTAGATTTATCCGAAAACCAAATATCGGGCGAGATTCCACGGAATTTGGGAGCTATAGTATCGCTTGTTCAAGTCAACATTTCCCACAACAAACTCCACGGGATGTTGCCGCCCACAGCAGCGTTTCTTGCCATAAATGCCAGCGCAGTGGACGGCAACAACCTCTGCGGCGGAAGTGACACCATTAGTGGTCTACCTCCGTGCAAGGGCGT encodes the following:
- the LOC137718591 gene encoding leucine-rich repeat receptor-like serine/threonine-protein kinase SKM1 is translated as MIKMEKGQPHQTRLLWCILVFLFFFSNDTCALDGIDELQLLLSFKAYINDPLHYLSNWNTSANTLCNWHGITCNDNNNIKAIELRGRNISGKISSSIFHLSQVETIDLSNNQLSGQVPKDVFINGSNSLRHLNFSSNNLTGTVPQGSLTTLEVLDLSNNMISGTIPNDIGSFSSLKFLDLGGNVLVGNIPSSISNLSSLEYLTLASNQLVGRIPTQLGQMKNLKWIYLGYNSLSGEIPVQIGNLFGLNHLDLVYNNLTGEIPYTISNLSNLQYLFLYGNKLRGPVPQSLFGLEKLVSLDLSDNFLSGEIPESVFQLQNLEILHLFSNNFTGKIPNALASLPRLQVLQLWSNKFSGQIPKRLGSQNNLTVLDLSSNNLSGKIPDTLCDSGRLFKLILFSNSLEGEIPRSLSFCKSLSRVRLQNNRLSGEILAEFTKLPLVYFLDISGNNLSGRIDDKKWDMPSLQMLNMARNRFFGKLPANFGSEKLENLDLSENWLSGTISLSFRNLSELMQLKLSRNELSGPIPQQLSSCKKLVSLDLSHNRLTGTIPTSLSDMPVLGDLDLSENQISGEIPRNLGAIVSLVQVNISHNKLHGMLPPTAAFLAINASAVDGNNLCGGSDTISGLPPCKGVKRNPTWWFIVTCFLVALLAFGVAGYLFVLMRRRRKDLEVKTVESKDGIWELQFFESRVSRSVTIHDILSAAKEGNIIAMEKTGILYKGESVSNGMQFVVKEDSVKAIPPSLLSQIVALGKLRHPNVIKLIGICHSENGAYVLYEYYEGKVLGQVMRDLSWDQRRKIAVGIAKALRFLHCCCSPSVVAGCVSAEKVIVDAKDEPRIRLSLSEQVRTDSKGFVVSAYIAPEDKESKAGITEKTDIYGFGLVLIELLTGKGPSDTEFGAHQSVIEWARYCYSDCHLDVWTDSMIREHVSSNQNEIVETMNLALHCTASDPMARPCANEIYKTLESVMRTSSSCVPGLKVTSPF